One part of the Sorangiineae bacterium MSr11954 genome encodes these proteins:
- a CDS encoding glycoside hydrolase family 5 protein, whose amino-acid sequence MHTISKSGGLALLVAMLGCTAVPAPAEDTVSSMNLSKTTPSFVLLSPAACPAAPCPAYFAHDANRNNEGENIARLDFSKSTLGADDIAEILAAPMSEIVVKGTLGPKEGGLHTFLVTEAYRGVSGATFEDGMLFYQASNDDPPPSCPAAPCKQGSALKINALNAVDYDAIDVTAAARPGTSAEELKIDVGWFKAIAAGNVRKVAVGGARDANVLTASQVFVQLPRRGPSRPIVKEGETELLGPDHKPLLLRGWNWGHWGSVQPEDSAAHVTQGANIVRIPLRWWGNYEPNGTPDGKVPIDSRTEIAADGYIDPRNLAMLEAMIDDAGSKGLWIDMFFDSDCGQAKLEPDDGYCGKIGDERASFWNDPVTKEKFYEAWEFLVKRFRKKPFIAMWELLPEPQFTCGPNGGCKDWHAPVEFYEPLIARIRAIDPATPILVGPNSGYNVQRIDDVYMPNVKGLIYTGNFLDNGAGHLEWVDLLADFRLRRKVPVFVQQVASHRRPKDGEDDAYTHARADAILKKLNANRIGWTWWTYRETKSALGNFAPYWRDSEKHPWQSSIPWLNLIANRLH is encoded by the coding sequence ATGCATACAATATCGAAATCCGGAGGGCTCGCTCTTCTCGTCGCGATGCTCGGTTGCACCGCCGTCCCCGCCCCCGCGGAGGACACGGTGTCCAGTATGAACCTATCCAAGACCACGCCGAGCTTCGTGCTCTTATCGCCCGCCGCATGCCCGGCAGCGCCCTGTCCTGCATACTTCGCACACGACGCCAATCGAAATAACGAAGGCGAGAACATCGCGCGCCTCGATTTTTCGAAAAGCACCCTCGGCGCCGACGACATCGCGGAGATCCTCGCGGCGCCCATGAGCGAGATCGTCGTCAAGGGAACGCTCGGCCCGAAGGAGGGCGGACTGCACACGTTCCTGGTCACCGAGGCCTACCGCGGTGTCTCGGGCGCGACGTTCGAGGACGGGATGCTCTTCTACCAAGCCAGCAACGACGACCCGCCGCCATCGTGCCCCGCCGCCCCATGCAAACAGGGCTCGGCGCTCAAGATCAACGCATTGAACGCGGTCGACTACGACGCCATCGACGTCACCGCGGCCGCGCGCCCGGGCACGTCGGCGGAGGAGTTGAAGATTGATGTCGGATGGTTCAAGGCGATTGCCGCGGGCAACGTGCGCAAGGTCGCGGTGGGCGGCGCGCGCGACGCGAACGTGCTCACGGCATCACAGGTCTTCGTCCAGCTCCCGCGCCGCGGCCCCTCGCGCCCCATCGTCAAGGAGGGCGAGACCGAGCTCCTCGGCCCGGATCACAAACCGCTGCTGCTGCGCGGTTGGAACTGGGGCCATTGGGGGAGCGTGCAGCCGGAGGACTCCGCGGCGCACGTCACGCAGGGCGCGAACATCGTGCGCATCCCCCTGCGCTGGTGGGGCAACTACGAACCCAATGGCACCCCCGATGGCAAAGTGCCCATCGACTCGCGCACCGAGATCGCCGCCGATGGCTACATCGATCCGAGAAACCTCGCGATGCTCGAGGCGATGATCGACGACGCTGGCAGCAAGGGGCTCTGGATCGATATGTTCTTCGACTCGGACTGCGGCCAGGCGAAGCTCGAGCCGGACGACGGCTATTGCGGCAAGATTGGCGATGAGCGCGCGAGCTTCTGGAATGACCCGGTCACCAAGGAAAAATTCTACGAGGCCTGGGAGTTCCTGGTGAAACGCTTCCGCAAAAAGCCCTTTATCGCCATGTGGGAGCTCCTCCCAGAGCCGCAGTTTACGTGCGGGCCCAATGGCGGCTGCAAAGATTGGCACGCACCCGTCGAGTTCTACGAGCCGCTCATCGCGCGCATCCGCGCAATCGATCCCGCCACACCCATCCTCGTCGGCCCGAACAGCGGATACAACGTGCAGCGGATCGACGACGTCTACATGCCCAATGTCAAAGGCCTCATCTACACCGGAAATTTCCTCGACAACGGTGCAGGCCACCTCGAGTGGGTCGACCTCCTCGCCGACTTCCGGTTGCGCCGAAAGGTCCCCGTCTTCGTGCAACAGGTCGCGTCCCATCGCCGCCCCAAAGATGGCGAAGACGACGCCTACACCCACGCTCGCGCCGACGCCATCCTCAAAAAGCTCAACGCCAACCGTATCGGTTGGACGTGGTGGACCTACCGCGAGACAAAAAGCGCCCTCGGAAACTTTGCCCCCTATTGGCGCGACAGCGAAAAGCACCCGTGGCAGTCCAGCATTCCGTGGCTCAACCTCATCGCAAATCGTCTTCACTGA